A region from the Euleptes europaea isolate rEulEur1 chromosome 13, rEulEur1.hap1, whole genome shotgun sequence genome encodes:
- the CASTOR1 gene encoding cytosolic arginine sensor for mTORC1 subunit 1 isoform X1 → MDLRILEPRVRVLSIARAGLWLYTHPLLKMLLLPQRSRCKFFSLTETPEDYTIILDEEGFKELPPSEFLQVVDSTWLVLNVLSNGSSSANIQPIGVTKIAKSVIAPLAEHNVSVLMLSTYQTDFILVREKDLPVVIHTLEGEFDIYKEVNGEPVPANCDDASNGFLKPKQTVNCTVHPVQSPRNRFCILSVAPDSLPAIATILIDVLFYSHSPPKETVSSSQDLNSITFFAFSLIEGYISVVMDAETKKKFPSDLLLTSSSGELWRMVRIGGQPLGFDECGIVAQIAEPLADADISAYYISTFNFDHALVPEEGIDHVTEVLQKRQESQR, encoded by the exons ATGGACCTGCGCATCCTGGAGCCCCGGGTGCGGGTGCTGAGCATCGCCCGCGCCGGCCTCTGGCTCTACACCCACCCGCTCCTCAAGATGCTGCTCCTGCCGCAGCGCAGCAG ATGCAAATTCTTCAGCTTAACCGAGACTCCTGAAGACTATACCATTATATTGGATGAAGAAGGCTTTAAAG AGCTGCCCCCCTCCGAGTTCTTGCAAGTCGTAGATTCCACCTGGCTGGTGCTCAATGTCTTGTCCAACGGCAGTTCCTCGGCCAACATCCAGCCCATCGGGGTCACCAAGATCGCCAAGTCCGTCATTGCGCCGTTGGCAGAGCACAACGTCTCAGTACTGATGCTGTCCACCTACCAGACTGACTTCATTCTG GTGCGGGAGAAGGACTTGCCTGTTGTGATCCACACCCTGGAAGGCGAGTTTGATATTTACAAGGAGGTGAATGGGGAGCCAGTCCCAGCAAACTGTGATGACGCTAGTAACGGGTTCCTGAAGCCAAAGCAAA CAGTAAACTGCACTGTCCACCCTGTCCAGAGCCCCCGGAACAGGTTCTGTATTCTGAGTGTCGCTCCTGACTCCTTGCCGGCGATAGCCACCATCCTCATTGATGTCCTGTTCTACTCGCACAG CCCACCGAAGGAAACGGTTTCCAGCAGCCAGGATCTCAACTCTATTACCTTCTTTGCCTTTTCTTTGATAGAGGGCTACATTTCTGTTGTCATGGATGCTGAGACTAAGAAGAA aTTTCCCAGTGACCTCCTGCTGACCAGCTCCTCAGGGGAACTCTGGAGGATGGTGAGAATCGGCGGGCAGCCCTTGGGCTTCG ATGAATGTGGGATTGTGGCTCAGATTGCAGAGCCCCTGGCTGATGCAGACATATCTGCTTACTACATCAGCACCTTCAACTTTGACCATGCCCTA GTCCCAGAGGAAGGTATTGACCACG
- the CASTOR1 gene encoding cytosolic arginine sensor for mTORC1 subunit 1 isoform X2, which produces MDLRILEPRVRVLSIARAGLWLYTHPLLKMLLLPQRSRCKFFSLTETPEDYTIILDEEGFKELPPSEFLQVVDSTWLVLNVLSNGSSSANIQPIGVTKIAKSVIAPLAEHNVSVLMLSTYQTDFILVREKDLPVVIHTLEGEFDIYKEVNGEPVPANCDDASNGFLKPKQINCTVHPVQSPRNRFCILSVAPDSLPAIATILIDVLFYSHSPPKETVSSSQDLNSITFFAFSLIEGYISVVMDAETKKKFPSDLLLTSSSGELWRMVRIGGQPLGFDECGIVAQIAEPLADADISAYYISTFNFDHALVPEEGIDHVTEVLQKRQESQR; this is translated from the exons ATGGACCTGCGCATCCTGGAGCCCCGGGTGCGGGTGCTGAGCATCGCCCGCGCCGGCCTCTGGCTCTACACCCACCCGCTCCTCAAGATGCTGCTCCTGCCGCAGCGCAGCAG ATGCAAATTCTTCAGCTTAACCGAGACTCCTGAAGACTATACCATTATATTGGATGAAGAAGGCTTTAAAG AGCTGCCCCCCTCCGAGTTCTTGCAAGTCGTAGATTCCACCTGGCTGGTGCTCAATGTCTTGTCCAACGGCAGTTCCTCGGCCAACATCCAGCCCATCGGGGTCACCAAGATCGCCAAGTCCGTCATTGCGCCGTTGGCAGAGCACAACGTCTCAGTACTGATGCTGTCCACCTACCAGACTGACTTCATTCTG GTGCGGGAGAAGGACTTGCCTGTTGTGATCCACACCCTGGAAGGCGAGTTTGATATTTACAAGGAGGTGAATGGGGAGCCAGTCCCAGCAAACTGTGATGACGCTAGTAACGGGTTCCTGAAGCCAAAGCAAA TAAACTGCACTGTCCACCCTGTCCAGAGCCCCCGGAACAGGTTCTGTATTCTGAGTGTCGCTCCTGACTCCTTGCCGGCGATAGCCACCATCCTCATTGATGTCCTGTTCTACTCGCACAG CCCACCGAAGGAAACGGTTTCCAGCAGCCAGGATCTCAACTCTATTACCTTCTTTGCCTTTTCTTTGATAGAGGGCTACATTTCTGTTGTCATGGATGCTGAGACTAAGAAGAA aTTTCCCAGTGACCTCCTGCTGACCAGCTCCTCAGGGGAACTCTGGAGGATGGTGAGAATCGGCGGGCAGCCCTTGGGCTTCG ATGAATGTGGGATTGTGGCTCAGATTGCAGAGCCCCTGGCTGATGCAGACATATCTGCTTACTACATCAGCACCTTCAACTTTGACCATGCCCTA GTCCCAGAGGAAGGTATTGACCACG